Below is a window of Candidatus Tiamatella incendiivivens DNA.
ACGCTAGCCGCTCTAATCCTAGCAGACCATGGTATTCAGGTAACACTAGTAGAGAGAACAGAGCCTTATGAGCTTGACGTGACAATAGACGAGGAAAGAGAAATACTGTCTACAGTATCCAAGTTGCTAGGTTACAGCACGAGGAGGATACGGCTTCTAGAGACAGGGTCAAGATACCCTGCACCTATCGCCGAGTATAATACGGTAGAGGTTAGAGACGGGATCGAAGAAGCTAGCATGATAATCTCAAAGGGTATAGGCAACTTCGAAGCATTTAGAGAGAAATGCCCTTCAAACCCGTCAAAAATAGCCATAGCTCTCAGGGCTAAATGCAATCCTGTTTCACGTTACTTCCAAGTCCCACGGGATACAGCAGTAGTTTCCAGAATGAGGTGCCGGTAAATGCATAGAATCCTAGTCGCAAGCAACCTACACCCTATTCTAAGAGAGAGACTAGAAGAACACGGTTATACCGTCACAGTGAAAACCGATCTCAAAGATGGAGAACTAAAGAAGATAGCTGGGTTTCACGACGTGTTAGTTGTTAGAAGCAAGCCTCTAGTAACGAGGGATGTAATTGAGGAGGCAGCAAGAGGGAATTTAAAATTGATAGTGAGGGCAGGCGTAGGCCTCGACAATATAGACCTAGAGGCAGCTAGAGAGTATGGAGTAAAAGTGGAGAATACCCCTGAAGCCTCGACGCAAAGCGTGGTGGAGCTAGCGATAGGTCTAATGTATAGCTTAGCGAGGAATATTCCCCAGGCAAACAGGGAAGTAAAGAGTGGATTATGGAGTAAATCTAGTGGAATAGAACTCTCTGGCAAAACACTTCTAGTCATAGGTCTGGGAAGAATAGGTGGAAAACTAGCGGAAACAGGGAAACACCTGGGTCTTAGGGTGGTAGCACACGATCTACCTGGCTTGAAGCAGAGAGCTGGAAATCTAGGTGTAGAATTTGAGGAGGATCTATGTAAGGCGTTGGGTAAAGCGGACATAATATCAATACATGTCCCACTAACACGGCAAACCAGGCATATGATAAACAAAGAAACAGTAAAATGTATCAAACCCGGAGCTCTACTCATCAACACTTCTAGGGGAGAGGTAATCGATTCAAAAACACTTCTAGAAGCCCTAGAAAAACGCGTAATTCAAGCAGCAGCACTAGATGTGATGGAAAACGAGCCGCCTAAAACAATATACGAGAAGAAACTAGTAGATCATCCCAAGGTAATAATAACCCCCCACATAGGCGCCTCAACAAAGGAAGCACAGAAAAGAGTAGCCGAAACGGCGGCAGCCAAGATAATCCATTTTCTAAACCAAACGAAACAGCCTCTAAGCCATCTGCATATGAAGCAGGATAACAAGGCTTATAGAGTTACAGAGGTGTGGAACCCTTGAATAAACCAAAACTTCTCACACCAGGTCCCGTAGAAGTCGGGGACAAAGTACTATATGCTCAAGCCCAGAAGATGATAAGCCATCGTGGGAGGCTATTCCAACAAGTCTACAGTGAGACAACAGGTATGCTAGAGGAAATGTCCAATGCTGAGGAAGCATTAATCTACGCCGGCTCAGGTACTACTGCAGTAGACGCTATGATTTGGAGCCTAATTGAACCAGGATCAAATGTTCTCGTTATTGTAACAGGGGAATTTGGAAGAAGGCTCGAGGCAACGATAAGGGCTAGAGGCGTGGAGGTAATGAAACTGGAGTCCAATCCCGGAGAACCGGTGGAACCCTACTTAATTCAAGACGCTATAGACAAATATAAACCGGATTACCTAGCAATAGTCCATAACGAAACCAGCACCGGCCTAGCCTACAGGAACCTGGAGAAAATAGCGCAATACGCCTCGGAAGCTGGGGCAAAAACCCTGGTAGACACTGTCTCAGGGTTCCCCGCGGAGAAGCTGGAGTTAAATAAAACAGGAATATTCGCTGCAGCTACATGCAGCCACAAAGCCTTAGCAGCACCTCCAGGTCTGGCAATAAATCTCCTCTCAAGGGAAGCAGTAAAATACCTAGAGAAGACTGATCCCCCTGGAATCCCACCGAGCATCAACTTATACAAGAACCATAAATTCTATCTTGAAAGAAGAGAAACACCCTACACTCCTCCAGTAACACTAATCCAAGCTCTACAGACAAGTCTTACTGAAATAATGAAGAAAGAAATGAATAAGTTTCGAGTCGAACATGAGGAAAGAGCAAGCATTCTATACGGAAAACTCCCTGAACTAGGATTCAGAACACTAGTGTCAAAAAAGGAGTATAGAAGCAATACTGTAACAGCATTCTATACCCCAGAAAATGTCGGTGCAAAACAAATAGCCACATACCTTCTAGAGAAAGGATACAATATCTCAACAGGAATAGGAAAGCTCAAGGATAACGTGGTTAGAATAGGGATAATGGGACATATCACACGAGAAGATCTATATGCCATTCTAAGAGAACTAGAATCAGTAACGCACACATAGAAAAAGCATCTCAGAATCTATAAGAGAAGAAAACACATCACAATCACAGATGGAGTATACCAAGTCCGTGTATATACATAATAAAACCA
It encodes the following:
- a CDS encoding aminotransferase class V-fold PLP-dependent enzyme, with product MNKPKLLTPGPVEVGDKVLYAQAQKMISHRGRLFQQVYSETTGMLEEMSNAEEALIYAGSGTTAVDAMIWSLIEPGSNVLVIVTGEFGRRLEATIRARGVEVMKLESNPGEPVEPYLIQDAIDKYKPDYLAIVHNETSTGLAYRNLEKIAQYASEAGAKTLVDTVSGFPAEKLELNKTGIFAAATCSHKALAAPPGLAINLLSREAVKYLEKTDPPGIPPSINLYKNHKFYLERRETPYTPPVTLIQALQTSLTEIMKKEMNKFRVEHEERASILYGKLPELGFRTLVSKKEYRSNTVTAFYTPENVGAKQIATYLLEKGYNISTGIGKLKDNVVRIGIMGHITREDLYAILRELESVTHT
- a CDS encoding hydroxyacid dehydrogenase: MHRILVASNLHPILRERLEEHGYTVTVKTDLKDGELKKIAGFHDVLVVRSKPLVTRDVIEEAARGNLKLIVRAGVGLDNIDLEAAREYGVKVENTPEASTQSVVELAIGLMYSLARNIPQANREVKSGLWSKSSGIELSGKTLLVIGLGRIGGKLAETGKHLGLRVVAHDLPGLKQRAGNLGVEFEEDLCKALGKADIISIHVPLTRQTRHMINKETVKCIKPGALLINTSRGEVIDSKTLLEALEKRVIQAAALDVMENEPPKTIYEKKLVDHPKVIITPHIGASTKEAQKRVAETAAAKIIHFLNQTKQPLSHLHMKQDNKAYRVTEVWNP
- a CDS encoding ARMT1-like domain-containing protein, which gives rise to MESYAHAIKGRDPFYKLKQSLNEYAFKLTENLNRKLQQSSTLEILKTIALANSVDVWMPGKNISSLRMNGNAYVDEALAFEVNESPDILYILDNSGEAVIDTLAALILADHGIQVTLVERTEPYELDVTIDEEREILSTVSKLLGYSTRRIRLLETGSRYPAPIAEYNTVEVRDGIEEASMIISKGIGNFEAFREKCPSNPSKIAIALRAKCNPVSRYFQVPRDTAVVSRMRCR